From Campylobacter showae:
CGCTTTTTTCATCTTTTAGAGTTTCGTTTTTTAGTGCTTTAAACATACTCGGAGCAAATTTAACCCAGTGCGCGGTAGAGGTTATCACGGCCGGGCGCGTTAAATTTACCGCCGCTTTAAAGCAAGTAGCCGTGTGCGGATCGACTGCGACGCCTTTTGCCGCCCACTCTTTTATAAATTTCTCGCACTCCTCGTCGCTGCAAAAATCAGCGTCAAAGTCCTCTTTTAGCGCGCCAAGCTCGCCGCTTGAAAGCTCGTAAAAGCCATCGCTAGCAAGGTTGTCCATCAGCTCTTTGGTTCGCACGGCACCAAATTTATCAAAAAGCAGCCTCTCGACGTTTGAAGAAACGAGGATATCCATCGCAGGGCTGATCGTCTTAACCAGGCTTTTGCCGCGCAGATCGTATCGCCCCAGCGTAAAAAACTCGGTCAGGATGTTATTTGCGTTTGAGACGATTTTGATTTTGCCGATTTTCGTGCCCATTTTTTTAGCGTAGTATGCGCCTAGGGCGTTGCCGAAGTTGCCGCTAGGCACGATGATGTCAAACTCGCCTTTTAGCGCGCCCGTTTTTAGCAGATAGACGTGGGCGTAAATGTGATAGATGATCTGAAATAAAATTCGGCCGAAATTTACCGAATTCGCCGCCGAGAGCGAGAGTCCGGCCGCGCTTAGACGCTCTTTAAATTTCTCGCTAGCTAGCAGGCTTTTTAGCGCGCGCTGCGCATCGTCGAAGTTACCCTCGATGCCGATTACTTTGAGGTTTGCAGCGTCTGCGTTTATCATTTGCAGGCGCTGTACCTCGCTAGTGCCGTCTTTTGGGTAGAGGCAGACGACTTTGACGCCGGGTGCATCCGCGAAAGTCTCTAGCGTCGCAGGTCCCGTGTCGCCGCTGGTGGCGCACATTATAAGGTATTTTTCACCTCTTTTTGCTGCTAGCTCGCTAAGTAGCGCGCCAAAAGGCTGCAGCGCCATATCCTTAAACGCGCGCGTAGGCCCGTGATAAAGCTCGTTTACGTAGAGGCTTTCGCCGATTTTTTGCACCTGCACGGGATTTTGCGGATCATCAAATCTCTCGTACCGCTTCACCGCCCTCTCAAACATCGCCGTGTCCGCGTCAAATCCAAATTTCTCTATGACTTTTAGCGCGATTTGTGCGTAGGTTAAATTTACCGCCTCAGCAAAGAAATTTGCGTCCAGCTGCGGCAGCTCCGCCGGTGCGTAAAGCCCGCTGTGAGCGGAGCTAGGGCTTAGTAGCGCCTGGCTAAATTCCACGCTTTTTAGGCTCTCGCCCGCACTCGCTCTAGTTTGAAATAACTTCATTTACTTTCCTTTTTTATCCATTTTTTGTATTTTTTGCTAGCTTTGTCCGCCTTAAAAGCTACAATCTCTGGCAGATCATAGTCGTGATGTTTCTTTATAAATTTAGCGACTTTTTTAAATTTAACCGCGGTTTTTATGAGTAAGACCCGCTCCTTTTCATCCTTTATCTCTCCGCCCCAAAAATAAACGCTATTTGCCTTAAAAATGCTAACGCAAGCGGCAAATTTAGCTTTTACGAGCTTTTTGGCTAGAGTTTTAGCCGCGTCCTTATCGGCGCAAGAAGTTAGTATGAATTTCATTAAAGCGTCCTAAAATTTTTAGGAGATTATAGAATTTTCTCTTTGATAATTCGTTTAAATTTATCCGCCAACGTCGTTTTTAGCGCGATGACAGAGAGAGGCAAGACAAACCCCTCCATCTTTACGGCATCTTTTCGCGTGACCAAAAGCGAGGTCGCACCGTAGCGAGCTAGGATTTCTACCAGCTCGTCCCACGAAAACGCGTAGTGATCGGGATAAATCTCGCGCCCCATACAAAGGCCAAAATAAGGCTCCAGGCGCTGCGGATTTGCGATAGCGGTGACCAAAACCATCTTTGGCGTCGGATTTAAAATTTCGCTCTCGCGAGTAAAATCCTCGCCCTCTTTTACGACGTAGTCGGCTTTGGCGTAAAATTTGCTCGGGTAGCGATACGCGCCGCTAGGCAGGACGAAATCAAAATAAGGCTTTGAGGATGGGCGTATTAGGACGTTAAATTTTTTGATGTGAAATTTGCCGAAGCCATCATCGAGCAACACATACTTTGCGCCTAAATTTAGGGCTTCTTTTATTGCGATATCGCGGTTTTCGCTCACGATGACGTTTGCGTTTTTCACGCTTTTTGCGTACTCCATCGCCTCGTCGCCGCTAGTTTTTACATCGGTTAAAATTTCTCCCGAGATCGCGACCTTAACGAGTCCGCTTGAAGCTCTGCCGTAGCCTCGCAAAATAACGCAACCGCCGTCAAATTCGTTTAAGATAGCAATACCAAGCGGCGTCTTTCCGCTGCCGCCTAGGGTTAAATTCCCGATACTAATAATAGGGATACCAAAATCTAAAGCTTTGCTAAATTTGGCCTTTAAAATCACGCCCGCGCAGTAAAGCGCGCTCAATGGCAAAAGCGCTATGGCTAGGCACTTTTGCCACAAATTCGGAGCGTAAAAATACTCCTGCGCGAAAGTGTAAATTTTCCTTTTAAACACGCGTTTTGGCTATCTCTCGAACGCTCTCGCAGATATAGGCGACCTCTTCGTCGCTAAGCGCATTATAAACGGGCAGCGAAAGCACCTGCTGATATGTTTTTAGCGCATTCGGGAATGAATTTACCTTAAGCCCGTATTTACTTTTATAGTAGCTTAAAAGGTGCATAGGCTTGTAGTGAAGCGCCGTATGGATACCGCGCTCTAGCAGCTCTTTAGCGAACCCGTCGCGATTTTTATCGATCTTGATGATGTACTGGATATAGACGTGATCGCGCTTTTTGATCGGTAGCGAGACGTGCGGGCAGTCTGCGAGCTCTTTATCGTAGATAGCGGCGATCTGTCTGCGTCGCGCGATAAATTTATCCGTTTTTTCAAACTGAGCCACCGCATACGCCGCGCAAAGTCCGGTCAGATCGTACTTCACGCCGATATCAACGACGTCATAGACATAGCCTAGGTTACCGTCTTTATCTATGCCGCCATTCACGATCGCGTGGTTTCGCAGCAACCTAGCGCGCTCGGCGACCGCGTCGTCGTCGGTCAGCATAAAGCCGGCCGTCGCGATCGGGTTAGTTAGCTGCGAATGCACGTTAAAACAAGAGATGAGCGAGCGGCTATCGGAGCCGATTTGAACTCCGTTATAGGTTAAACCGATGGACTTGCCGGCGTCGTCGAGCACCTTTACATCGTACTCCTGCGCGATAGCGTAAATTTCGTCCATATCAGAAGCCTGTCCCGCGACGTGGTTTACGAATATACCTTTTAACTTTTTGTGATTATGCACTTTTAGCGTGTTTCGCAGCGACTCGGCATTCATGTTAAAGTCGTCTTCGTTGATGTCGACGAATATCGGTTCGGCGTCAAAGTGCCTGATCGCCTGCGCCACGCTCGGAGTAGAGTTTACCGAGCAGATGATCTTGTCGCCGCGTTTTAGATCCATCGAACAAAGCGCCAAATGGTGAGCGGCGCTGTTGTTATTGGTCGTAACGGCGTGTTTTACGCCAAAATACTCCCTAAGCTCAGCCTCCAACCTCTCCACGATCACCGAACCGTGGTCTTTTAGAGCCTCTTTGATGAGCGTAATCTCGGCCTCGTCGATAGTGGGTCTATAAAACGCTATCTCTTCCATTGCGCCTCCTTGTTTTTTTATTTTTATCTTACCTTCTGCGTTTCTTTTTTGTTTTTAAATTTATTTTGCCACCAAATTTACGGCAGTTTTATCTATTTTTACTTTCAGAAAAATCATCGCAACTTTGCCGTTAAATTTACCGTATCTCAAAACCGAGTAGATTTGACGCCTAACCAGCCGTCAAATTTTACCGTTTTTATTCGCAAAACCTCATCTAAATTTAGCGTCCAAGCCGTAAATTTAGCTCAAATTTTTACTCGCCGTCCAGGCTAGCAATCGGCGGCTGCGAGAGTTTAAATTTATTTGCTCTCATCCTTGAAAATACAGTCGCGACGAGCCTTGGGTCAAATTCGCTCGCCAGCTCGGCCTTGCCTTTACTCTGCGCCAGACGCAAAACCTCGTCTAGCCGCTCATAGCTGTAGCCTATATCGGCTTCATCGCTTTGTCCTTCCCAAAGGTCGGCGGACGGGGCTTTTACGATGATTTTTTCATCGATACCTAGTTCGCGCGCCAGCTCGTAAATTTCAGTCTTAAAGAGCTCGCCGATCGGATTTAGCGCGCACGCCATGTCGCCGTAGATCGTACCGTATCCAAGAAGGCGCTCGCTTTTGTTACTCGTGCCGACCACTAGCGCATTTACCTTTGCCGAATAATCATAAAGCAAGCACATTCTCGCCCTTGCGCTTAGATTTCCCATGCGCAAATTTGACAGCGGCTCGCCGATTTGCGCGGTAAAGCTATCCAAAATCGGCTGGATTTCGATGATTTTATGCGTTATTTTTAGATCTTCGCAAAGCTTTAACGCGTCGCTTAAATTTCGCTCGTTTGAGTACTTCGTCGGCATCAAAAGCGCATGCGTTTCAAAGCCCGTGCGCGCGCAAAGAGCGGCTACGACGGCAGAGTCTAGACCGCCGCTAACACCCAAAACAAAACCCTTTGCGCCGCTTTTTTGGAGGTAGCTCGCTAAAAACTCGGTTAGCTTCAGGCTGATTTGCGAATAATTTTTCATAACGATTATCACCGATAAATTTAATTTCTAAAATATTATACAATTTTTTTATAAAATTTAACTTTTAAGCTTAAAAATATACAATTTATTTTAATTAAATTTTATAAAAGGACAAATGTGAAAATTTTTTCAAAACCATGCGGAGATTATCAAACAAACTGCTACGTAGTATCCAAAAACGGGCGCGAGATTATCATTGATCCAGGTCAAGATTCATATGACTTTGTCGTAAAAAATTCACACGCACCACTCACTATTATAAACACTCACGGACACTCCGATCACGTTCTTGACAATGTTAGCTTAAAAAATTTTTTTAATGTTCCGATTTACATCCACAAAGACGACAATTTCATGCTTCATGACGATCTTTGGAATGCGGGACAGCAGCTGATGTATGATGCGATCTGCGTAGGCGGAGCGAAATTTGAGGACGTTAAATTTAACATAGAGGACTTTGAGATCGAGTTTATGCACTTTCCTGGACATACGCCGGGATGCTGTATGGTGCGCGTGGACGAAGTTATCTTTAGCGGAGATTTTTTATTTAGAGGCTCGATCGGGCGTTATGATTTTCCGTTTTCAAACGCCGAGGATATGCGCCAAAGCTTGCTAAAATGTAAAAATTTGCAAGGAGATTTTATATTGTATCCAGGCCATGGCAACAAAACGACGCTAAAAGCCGAGCGAGCAAATTTGGACTTTTGGATAAATATGATCGGTAGAGAGATGAGATTTTAAGGTAAAATTTGAGCTTTTAAGATTTTTAAAAAAACCGCGCCAAATTTAAAGCAGTCTAGTCAAACAAAACGGCAAATTTGACGGCGGCGAATTTGGCGTTAAATTTATGCAGGTTTTGCCAAAATGCCGCCGAAAATGACGGCATAAAAATCAAATTTAAAAGAAAGGGCGGCGTCAAATTTTACTGCGCCGTCCAAAAATTTCATCAAATTTGACTAATTTTACGCGTTTTGTTTCGCCTCTTCTTTACGTTTTTCTTCGTTTCGTCTTTGCGCGGCTTGTTTTTGCAGGTTGGTTTTGTAAATTTTAAAGATATGATCCTCTAAAATCACGACCTGAAAAGTCCCCTCAAACACCTTTATATCGTTTGTTTTGCCCGTCACTCGCACCTCGCGTTTTTTGCTCTCGTTAAAGTGCGAGCGCGCGTCGAATTCGATCGCTTCGTTTAGCTTGGTCGGGGCAAAAAAATGTATCTTAGCCCCGATAACGACGCTGAAAGTCTCATTGACCGCCGCCATCGCCGCGTAGCTAGCCGCAGAGAAAACAAACCCGCTATGTATAAGCCCCTCGCTATCGGCGACCATATCGCCAGTGGCGAAAAAACGCGTTTTGGCGTGATTTGGCTCGAGCTGCGTCACGGCGCCGCTAAGGCCGATTTTTATATTCGGCGAGGTTTTTAGCTCGTTGCGAAACGGATTTTCGTCCTCGGGTAGTACGACCCCGTCGCTACTGTTGTCGTCATAGATATTTTCGTCCATTTTTAACCTTTTTATACGCTTAGTTTTAGATAGACCCGTTTTGGCGCGGGATAGCCCTCGACCGTGCGCGCCTGATCTGCGGGATCTAGAAAATCGCCCAAGCTCTGCCCCAAGATCCACTCTGTTTTTCGCTGCTCATGCGCGTCCGTAGGCTTTGCGGCTAAAATTTGCGCGTCTTTAAAATTCGCCCTCTCGCACCAGTTTAAAAGCGCGCTAATAGTCGGCACAAAGTAGATATTTGGTATCTTTGAGTATGTATTTTTCGGGCTCAGGGCAAAATCACCATCCATATCAAGATACATCGTGTCCAAAAAGAGCTCACCGCCCGCATTTAGCGCGCCTTTTAGCTCTTTTAGCGTACGCACGGGATCGCTTCTGTGATAGAGCACGCCCAGGCAAAATAGCGCGTCAAATTTGACGCCGTAGTGCGGCAGATGTTCGACGCCCAGCAGCTCGTACTCTATACCCGAGCGCGCGAAAGCGTCGATAAATTTAAACTGCAAAAAGCTCATCACGCCAGGATCAAAGCCGATCAGCTTTTTTGGACGCTTTGGCAGCATGCGAAAGAGATAGTAGCCGTTGTTACAACCGATATCGCCCACGACCTTGTCCGCTAGATCCATGTGCGGCGCGAGTAGGTTAAATTTGACAAAACTCCTCCACTCGCTGTCGATAAAGATATCGTCTATCTTAAAGGGTCCCTTGCGCCACGAGCGT
This genomic window contains:
- the thrC gene encoding threonine synthase, giving the protein MKLFQTRASAGESLKSVEFSQALLSPSSAHSGLYAPAELPQLDANFFAEAVNLTYAQIALKVIEKFGFDADTAMFERAVKRYERFDDPQNPVQVQKIGESLYVNELYHGPTRAFKDMALQPFGALLSELAAKRGEKYLIMCATSGDTGPATLETFADAPGVKVVCLYPKDGTSEVQRLQMINADAANLKVIGIEGNFDDAQRALKSLLASEKFKERLSAAGLSLSAANSVNFGRILFQIIYHIYAHVYLLKTGALKGEFDIIVPSGNFGNALGAYYAKKMGTKIGKIKIVSNANNILTEFFTLGRYDLRGKSLVKTISPAMDILVSSNVERLLFDKFGAVRTKELMDNLASDGFYELSSGELGALKEDFDADFCSDEECEKFIKEWAAKGVAVDPHTATCFKAAVNLTRPAVITSTAHWVKFAPSMFKALKNETLKDEKSGLEALAAEFNDEVPGAIRSLFAKAAVHNEIAAKSDIEAKILAWIER
- the cutA gene encoding divalent-cation tolerance protein CutA, whose protein sequence is MKFILTSCADKDAAKTLAKKLVKAKFAACVSIFKANSVYFWGGEIKDEKERVLLIKTAVKFKKVAKFIKKHHDYDLPEIVAFKADKASKKYKKWIKKESK
- a CDS encoding tetraacyldisaccharide 4'-kinase, coding for MFKRKIYTFAQEYFYAPNLWQKCLAIALLPLSALYCAGVILKAKFSKALDFGIPIISIGNLTLGGSGKTPLGIAILNEFDGGCVILRGYGRASSGLVKVAISGEILTDVKTSGDEAMEYAKSVKNANVIVSENRDIAIKEALNLGAKYVLLDDGFGKFHIKKFNVLIRPSSKPYFDFVLPSGAYRYPSKFYAKADYVVKEGEDFTRESEILNPTPKMVLVTAIANPQRLEPYFGLCMGREIYPDHYAFSWDELVEILARYGATSLLVTRKDAVKMEGFVLPLSVIALKTTLADKFKRIIKEKIL
- a CDS encoding DegT/DnrJ/EryC1/StrS family aminotransferase, with translation MEEIAFYRPTIDEAEITLIKEALKDHGSVIVERLEAELREYFGVKHAVTTNNNSAAHHLALCSMDLKRGDKIICSVNSTPSVAQAIRHFDAEPIFVDINEDDFNMNAESLRNTLKVHNHKKLKGIFVNHVAGQASDMDEIYAIAQEYDVKVLDDAGKSIGLTYNGVQIGSDSRSLISCFNVHSQLTNPIATAGFMLTDDDAVAERARLLRNHAIVNGGIDKDGNLGYVYDVVDIGVKYDLTGLCAAYAVAQFEKTDKFIARRRQIAAIYDKELADCPHVSLPIKKRDHVYIQYIIKIDKNRDGFAKELLERGIHTALHYKPMHLLSYYKSKYGLKVNSFPNALKTYQQVLSLPVYNALSDEEVAYICESVREIAKTRV
- a CDS encoding NAD+ synthase, with translation MKNYSQISLKLTEFLASYLQKSGAKGFVLGVSGGLDSAVVAALCARTGFETHALLMPTKYSNERNLSDALKLCEDLKITHKIIEIQPILDSFTAQIGEPLSNLRMGNLSARARMCLLYDYSAKVNALVVGTSNKSERLLGYGTIYGDMACALNPIGELFKTEIYELARELGIDEKIIVKAPSADLWEGQSDEADIGYSYERLDEVLRLAQSKGKAELASEFDPRLVATVFSRMRANKFKLSQPPIASLDGE
- a CDS encoding MBL fold metallo-hydrolase, with the protein product MKIFSKPCGDYQTNCYVVSKNGREIIIDPGQDSYDFVVKNSHAPLTIINTHGHSDHVLDNVSLKNFFNVPIYIHKDDNFMLHDDLWNAGQQLMYDAICVGGAKFEDVKFNIEDFEIEFMHFPGHTPGCCMVRVDEVIFSGDFLFRGSIGRYDFPFSNAEDMRQSLLKCKNLQGDFILYPGHGNKTTLKAERANLDFWINMIGREMRF
- a CDS encoding PaaI family thioesterase, which codes for MDENIYDDNSSDGVVLPEDENPFRNELKTSPNIKIGLSGAVTQLEPNHAKTRFFATGDMVADSEGLIHSGFVFSAASYAAMAAVNETFSVVIGAKIHFFAPTKLNEAIEFDARSHFNESKKREVRVTGKTNDIKVFEGTFQVVILEDHIFKIYKTNLQKQAAQRRNEEKRKEEAKQNA
- the cmoB gene encoding tRNA 5-methoxyuridine(34)/uridine 5-oxyacetic acid(34) synthase CmoB; the encoded protein is MSLEAARAAKARELAGKTYAPLMREIEELAVKFKEREFGLKFDDIVEISANLTPAEREETLQTALNLRSWRKGPFKIDDIFIDSEWRSFVKFNLLAPHMDLADKVVGDIGCNNGYYLFRMLPKRPKKLIGFDPGVMSFLQFKFIDAFARSGIEYELLGVEHLPHYGVKFDALFCLGVLYHRSDPVRTLKELKGALNAGGELFLDTMYLDMDGDFALSPKNTYSKIPNIYFVPTISALLNWCERANFKDAQILAAKPTDAHEQRKTEWILGQSLGDFLDPADQARTVEGYPAPKRVYLKLSV